Proteins encoded by one window of Arabidopsis thaliana chromosome 2, partial sequence:
- the ATC gene encoding centroradiali (centroradialis (ATC); CONTAINS InterPro DOMAIN/s: Phosphatidylethanolamine-binding, conserved site (InterPro:IPR001858), Phosphatidylethanolamine-binding protein PEBP (InterPro:IPR008914); BEST Arabidopsis thaliana protein match is: PEBP (phosphatidylethanolamine-binding protein) family protein (TAIR:AT5G03840.1); Has 2165 Blast hits to 2165 proteins in 308 species: Archae - 0; Bacteria - 2; Metazoa - 605; Fungi - 111; Plants - 1396; Viruses - 3; Other Eukaryotes - 48 (source: NCBI BLink).) has translation MARISSDPLMVGRVIGDVVDNCLQAVKMTVTYNSDKQVYNGHELFPSVVTYKPKVEVHGGDMRSFFTLVMTDPDVPGPSDPYLREHLHWIVTDIPGTTDVSFGKEIIGYEMPRPNIGIHRFVYLLFKQTRRGSVVSVPSYRDQFNTREFAHENDLGLPVAAVFFNCQRETAARRR, from the exons ATGGCCAGGATTTCCTCAGACCCGCTTATGGTTGGGAGAGTGATCGGAGACGTTGTGGACAATTGTTTGCAGGCAGTGAAAATGACGGTGACCTATAATTCTGACAAGCAAGTCTACAATGGCCATGAACTTTTCCCTTCTGTAGTTACATACAAACCTAAGGTTGAAGTTCATGGGGGTGACATGAGATCATTCTTCACTTTG GTTATGACTGATCCTGATGTTCCTGGACCTAGTGATCCTTATCTGAGAGAGCACTTGCACTG GATTGTTACCGATATCCCGGGGACGACTGATGTATCATTTG GTAAAGAGATAATCGGGTACGAGATGCCTCGGCCAAACATAGGGATCCACCGCTTTGTGTATTTGTTGTTCAAGCAGACCCGTAGAGGAAGTGTGGTGTCTGTGCCATCTTACAGAGACCAATTCAACACTCGAGAGTTTGCTCATGAGAACGATCTTGGCCTCCCCGTCGCGGCTGTTTTCTTCAACTGCCAGCGTGAGACCGCCGCTAGACGCCGTTGA
- a CDS encoding P-loop containing nucleoside triphosphate hydrolases superfamily protein (P-loop containing nucleoside triphosphate hydrolases superfamily protein; FUNCTIONS IN: sulfotransferase activity; INVOLVED IN: biological_process unknown; LOCATED IN: cellular_component unknown; CONTAINS InterPro DOMAIN/s: Sulfotransferase domain (InterPro:IPR000863); BEST Arabidopsis thaliana protein match is: P-loop containing nucleoside triphosphate hydrolases superfamily protein (TAIR:AT3G45080.1); Has 2373 Blast hits to 2338 proteins in 160 species: Archae - 0; Bacteria - 130; Metazoa - 1647; Fungi - 1; Plants - 526; Viruses - 0; Other Eukaryotes - 69 (source: NCBI BLink).): MDDKKMAVNLRNDDLSEETKTLISSLPSDKDSTGINVCKYQGCWYTHHFLQAVLNFQKNFKPQDTNIIVASFPKCGTTWLKALTFSLVHRSKHPSHDHHHPLLSNNPHVLFSSSPRLFSTHMPSHTLQEVLKDSTCKVVYICRNMKDTLETFESFCKGVNFFGPFWDQVLSYWRRSLEDPNHVLFMRFEEMKAEPHEQIKRLAEFLDSPLLRKKKRTDCLEINKTGKLCEGRDNKTFFRKGEVGDWKNYLTPEMENKIDMIIQEKLQNSGLKF, translated from the exons AtggatgataaaaaaatggcGGTCAACTTGAGAAACGATGACTTAAGCGAAGAAACAAAGACTCTCATCTCTTCACTACCTTCAGACAAAGATTCCACTGGGATAAATGTTTGTAAGTACCAAGGATGTTGGTATACTCACCACTTTCTCCAAGCTGTCCTCAATTTCCAGAAAAACTTCAAGCCTCAAGACACCAATATCATCGTTGCTTCGTTCCCTAAATGCGGCACGACTTGGCTCAAGGCACTTACATTCTCACTAGTGCATAGATCAAAACACCCTtctcatgatcatcatcatccccttCTTTCTAACAATCCGCACGTTCTT TTCTCATCGTCTCCGAGGCTGTTCTCGACACACATGCCGTCTCATACGCTGCAAGAAGTGCTTAAAGATTCTACTTGTAAAGTTGTGTATATTTGCAGGAACATGAAAGACACATTG GAAACGTTCGAGTCTTTTTGTAAGGGAGTCAacttttttgggcctttttGGGACCAAGTCTTAAGCTActggagaagaagcttggaAGATCCAAATCATGTCCTTTTCATGAGGTTTGAGGAGATGAAAGCAGAACCTCATGAGCAGATCAAGAGACTTGCTGAGTTCTTAGATTCTCCTTtactaaggaagaagaagagaacggATTG TTTGGAGATCAATAAGACCGGAAAATTATGTGAAGGTAGAgataacaaaacatttttccgtAAAGGAGAAGTCGGTGATTGGAAGAACTATTTGACTCCTGAAATGGAGAACAAAATCGACATGATCATCCAagagaaacttcaaaattctGGTTTGAAATTCTGA
- a CDS encoding A20/AN1-like zinc finger family protein (A20/AN1-like zinc finger family protein; FUNCTIONS IN: DNA binding, zinc ion binding; INVOLVED IN: biological_process unknown; LOCATED IN: cellular_component unknown; EXPRESSED IN: 22 plant structures; EXPRESSED DURING: 15 growth stages; CONTAINS InterPro DOMAIN/s: Zinc finger, AN1-type (InterPro:IPR000058), Zinc finger, A20-type (InterPro:IPR002653); BEST Arabidopsis thaliana protein match is: A20/AN1-like zinc finger family protein (TAIR:AT2G36320.1); Has 1072 Blast hits to 1061 proteins in 152 species: Archae - 0; Bacteria - 0; Metazoa - 454; Fungi - 10; Plants - 488; Viruses - 6; Other Eukaryotes - 114 (source: NCBI BLink).), translating to MAEEHRLQEPRLCANNCGFFGSTATQNLCSKCFRDLQHQEQNSSTAKHALTQSLAAVGAAASSSVSPPPPPPADSKEIVEAKSEKRAAAEPEEADGPPQDPKRCLTCRRRVGITGFRCRCGFVFCGTHRYAEQHECSFDFKRMGKDKIAKANPIVKADKLEKI from the coding sequence ATGGCGGAAGAACACAGACTTCAAGAACCACGATTATGTGCTAACAATTGTGGCTTCTTCGGAAGCACAGCTACACAAAATCTCTGTTCCAAATGTTTTCGAGATCTTcaacatcaagaacaaaactcTTCCACCGCCAAACATGCTCTTACCCAATCCTTAGCCGCCGTTGGCGCTGCTGCGTCTTCCTCCGTGTCGCCACCGCCTCCGCCTCCAGCTGATTCGAAAGAAATCGTTGAAGCGAAATCAGAGAAACGAGCGGCGGCTGAACCGGAGGAGGCGGATGGTCCGCCGCAAGATCCGAAGCGGTGTTTGACTTGTCGGCGGCGCGTGGGAATCACGGGGTTTCGGTGTAGGTGTGGTTTCGTTTTCTGCGGGACGCATAGGTACGCGGAGCAACATGAATGTTCGTTTGATTTCAAGCGGATGGGGAAGGATAAGATCGCTAAAGCGAATCCGATTGTGAAAGCTGATAAGCTTGAGAAGATTTga
- a CDS encoding S-adenosyl-L-methionine-dependent methyltransferases superfamily protein (S-adenosyl-L-methionine-dependent methyltransferases superfamily protein; Has 109 Blast hits to 109 proteins in 24 species: Archae - 0; Bacteria - 26; Metazoa - 0; Fungi - 2; Plants - 33; Viruses - 0; Other Eukaryotes - 48 (source: NCBI BLink).) — protein sequence MGKREKKPNRRRHKGEYSNDAEDFYDQHPPAVASVDEEDEENSDEEEEENDGNESSDLPSKFLLYQQSVQSPKGDISYLQKFFLMYVGGRQPFHFQEDFCGTALLSAEWLKTDTRRTAIGLDFDLEALEWCMDNNISKLGSDVYSRMSLFHGNVLTPLEAKQVKSKSHELIQNISLDDGDDNEDLADPSVVESLEKDGPDSLPKRDIVCAFNFSCCCLHKRSELVSYFKNARDALSKKGGIFVMDLYGGASAEGQLKLQRKFPNFTYTWEQAEFDILSRKTRISLHYHLQKQNRKIRHAFSYSWRLWSLPEIKDCMEEAGFSSVHFWLREMPDASEMRRTDGFGAGRDIKYEQVKSFQQCDSWNAYIVAVSL from the exons ATGGGGAAACGAGAGAAAAAACCTAATCGACGTCGCCACAAAGGTGAATATTCGAATGATGCTGAAGATTTCTACGATCAACACCCGCCGGCTGTTGCCTCCgtcgacgaagaagatgaagaaaactctgacgaagaagaagaagaaaatgatggaaACGAATCATCGGATTTGCCTTCAAAGTTTCTCCTTTACCAACAATCCGTTCAG tCACCAAAAGGAGACATAAGTTACTTGCAGAAGTTCTTTTTAATGTATGTTGGTGGAAGACAACCTTTCCATTTCCAAGAAGATTTCTGCGGCACTGCTCTTTTAAG TGCGGAGTGGCTGAAGACTGACACTAGACGGACTGCTATAGGGCTTGATTTTGATCTTGAGGCGTTAGAATGGTGTATGGATAACAACATTAGTAAACTTGGTTCTGACGTGTATTCAAGAATGTCGCTTTTCCATGGGAATGTTTTAACTCCTCTTGAGGCTAAGCAAGTGAAATCTAAATCCCATGAGCTGATACAAAATATCAGCTtggatgatggtgatgataatGAAGATTTGGCTGATCCGAGTGTTGTCGAATCTTTAGAGAAAGATGGACCTGATTCGTTGCCAAAGAGGGATATTGTGTGtgcttttaattttagttgttgttgtctccACAAACGCTCGGAGTTGGTTTCTTACTTCAAGAATGCACGTGACGCTTTGTCTAAGAAAGGTGGTATCTTCGTGATGGATTTATATGGAGGTGCTTCTGCTGAGGGACAGTTGAAGCTTCAACGGAAATTCCCTAATTTCACG TATACATGGGAGCAGGCTGAGTTTGATATTTTAAGCCGCAAGACAAGGATCAGTCTGCACTATCACCTTCAGAAGCAGAACAGAAAGATTCGCCATGCTTTTTCATATAGCTGGAGACT GTGGTCATTGCCGGAGATAAAGGATTGTATGGAGGAAGCTGGGTTTAGCTCAGTCCATTTCTGGCTCAGAGAAATGCCGGACGCTTCTGAAATGCGTAGAACAGATGGGTTTGGTGCTGGACGTGATATCAAGTACGAACAAGTCAAGAGCTTTCAACAGTGTGATTCTTGGAATGCTTACATTGTTGCGGTCAGCCTCTAG
- the SKD1 gene encoding AAA-type ATPase family protein (SUPPRESSOR OF K+ TRANSPORT GROWTH DEFECT1 (SKD1); FUNCTIONS IN: nucleoside-triphosphatase activity, nucleotide binding, ATP binding; INVOLVED IN: vesicle-mediated transport, endosome organization; LOCATED IN: cytoplasm, multivesicular body; EXPRESSED IN: 24 plant structures; EXPRESSED DURING: 15 growth stages; CONTAINS InterPro DOMAIN/s: ATPase, AAA+ type, core (InterPro:IPR003593), ATPase, AAA-type, core (InterPro:IPR003959), ATPase, AAA-type, conserved site (InterPro:IPR003960), Vps4 oligomerisation, C-terminal (InterPro:IPR015415), MIT (InterPro:IPR007330); BEST Arabidopsis thaliana protein match is: P-loop containing nucleoside triphosphate hydrolases superfamily protein (TAIR:AT1G80350.1); Has 30691 Blast hits to 28172 proteins in 3117 species: Archae - 1476; Bacteria - 10868; Metazoa - 5113; Fungi - 3519; Plants - 2854; Viruses - 27; Other Eukaryotes - 6834 (source: NCBI BLink).), which translates to MYSNFKEQAIEYVKQAVHEDNAGNYNKAFPLYMNALEYFKTHLKYEKNPKIREAITQKFTEYLRRAEEIRAVLDEGGSGPGSNGDAAVATRPKTKPKDGEGGGKDGEDPEQSKLRAGLNSAIVREKPNIKWSDVAGLESAKQALQEAVILPVKFPQFFTGKRRPWRAFLLYGPPGTGKSYLAKAVATEADSTFFSVSSSDLVSKWMGESEKLVSNLFEMARESAPSIIFVDEIDSLCGTRGEGNESEASRRIKTELLVQMQGVGHNDEKVLVLAATNTPYALDQAIRRRFDKRIYIPLPEAKARQHMFKVHLGDTPHNLTEPDFEYLGQKTEGFSGSDVSVCVKDVLFEPVRKTQDAMFFFKSPDGTWMPCGPRHPGAIQTTMQDLATKGLAEKIIPPPITRTDFEKVLARQRPTVSKSDLDVHERFTQEFGEEG; encoded by the exons atgTACAGCAATTTCAAGGAACAAGCGATCGAGTACGTGAAGCAAGCGGTTCATGAAGACAATGCTGGGAATTACAATAAAGCTTTCCCTCTATACATGAACGCGCTTGAGTACTTCAAAACTCATCTCAAGTATGAGAAGAACCCTAAGATCAGAGAAGCTATTACCCAGAAATTCACCGAGTATCTCCGTCGTGCTGAGGAGATCCGTGCTGTTCTCGATGAAGGTGGATCGGGTCCAGGATCTAACGGTGATGCAGCCGTCGCAACGAGGCCCAAAACTAAGCCTAAAGATGGAGAAGGTGGTGGtaaagatggagaagatcctGAACAATCAAAGCTTCGAGCTGGGTTAAACTCTGCGATTGTTAGAGAGAAACCTAATATCAAGTGGTCAGATGTTGCTGGGCTTGAAAGTGCTAAACAAGCTCTGCAGGAAGCTGTGATTTTGCCTGTCAAGTTTCCACAGTTCTTCACTG GAAAGAGACGGCCTTGGAGAGCTTTTCTGTTGTATGGGCCTCCTGGAACAGGAAAATCGTATTTGGCTAAGGCTGTTGCCACTGAAGCTGACTCTACCTTTTTTAG CGTGTCTTCATCAGACCTTGTCTCGAAGTGGATGGGTGAAAGTGAGAAGCTAGTATCAAACCTTTTCGAGATGGCCCGTGAAAGTGCTCCCtcgattatttttgttgatgagaTAGATTCTTTGTGTGGTACACGTGGAGAAGGAAACGAGAGTGAAGCTTCAAGACGTATCAAAACAGAGCTTCTAGTGCAGATGCAG ggtGTTGGACACAATGATGAGAAAGTACTTGTACTTGCAGCAACCAATACACCCTATGCTCTTGATCAG GCTATCCGGCGACGTTTTGACAAGCGTATCTATATTCCTCTCCCAGAGGCCAAGGCTCGGCAGCACATGTTCAAA GTCCACTTGGGAGATACACCTCATAATTTAACTGAACctgattttgaatatttagGCCAAAAGACAGAAGGGTTTTCTGGTTCAGATGTGTCTGTTTGT GTAAAAGATGTTCTGTTTGAACCTGTTCGTAAAACACAAGATGCAATGTTCTTTTTCAAGTCTCCTGATGGTACATGGATGCCATGTGGGCCTAGGCACCCTGGTGCCATCCAGACTACAATGCAAGATCTAGCAACAAAAGGGCTTGCCGAAAAG ATTATTCCACCACCAATCACCAGAACAGATTTCGAGAAGGTACTTGCAAGACAAAGGCCAACAGTGAGCAAGTCTGACCTTGATGTCCACGAGAGATTCACACAGGagtttggagaagaaggtTGA
- a CDS encoding Tetratricopeptide repeat (TPR)-like superfamily protein (Tetratricopeptide repeat (TPR)-like superfamily protein; CONTAINS InterPro DOMAIN/s: Pentatricopeptide repeat (InterPro:IPR002885); BEST Arabidopsis thaliana protein match is: Pentatricopeptide repeat (PPR) superfamily protein (TAIR:AT4G13650.1); Has 54594 Blast hits to 14874 proteins in 305 species: Archae - 2; Bacteria - 30; Metazoa - 158; Fungi - 263; Plants - 53396; Viruses - 0; Other Eukaryotes - 745 (source: NCBI BLink).), translating to MRFTTTIWRPPSLENFKPKFRIYANGVAQVRIYCFGTVSSSRLYNAHNLFDKSPGRDRESYISLLFGFSRDGRTQEAKRLFLNIHRLGMEMDCSIFSSVLKVSATLCDELFGRQLHCQCIKFGFLDDVSVGTSLVDTYMKGSNFKDGRKVFDEMKERNVVTWTTLISGYARNSMNDEVLTLFMRMQNEGTQPNSFTFAAALGVLAEEGVGGRGLQVHTVVVKNGLDKTIPVSNSLINLYLKCGNVRKARILFDKTEVKSVVTWNSMISGYAANGLDLEALGMFYSMRLNYVRLSESSFASVIKLCANLKELRFTEQLHCSVVKYGFLFDQNIRTALMVAYSKCTAMLDALRLFKEIGCVGNVVSWTAMISGFLQNDGKEEAVDLFSEMKRKGVRPNEFTYSVILTALPVISPSEVHAQVVKTNYERSSTVGTALLDAYVKLGKVEEAAKVFSGIDDKDIVAWSAMLAGYAQTGETEAAIKMFGELTKGGIKPNEFTFSSILNVCAATNASMGQGKQFHGFAIKSRLDSSLCVSSALLTMYAKKGNIESAEEVFKRQREKDLVSWNSMISGYAQHGQAMKALDVFKEMKKRKVKMDGVTFIGVFAACTHAGLVEEGEKYFDIMVRDCKIAPTKEHNSCMVDLYSRAGQLEKAMKVIENMPNPAGSTIWRTILAACRVHKKTELGRLAAEKIIAMKPEDSAAYVLLSNMYAESGDWQERAKVRKLMNERNVKKEPGYSWIEVKNKTYSFLAGDRSHPLKDQIYMKLEDLSTRLKDLGYEPDTSYVLQDIDDEHKEAVLAQHSERLAIAFGLIATPKGSPLLIIKNLRVCGDCHLVIKLIAKIEEREIVVRDSNRFHHFSSDGVCSCGDFW from the coding sequence ATGCGATTCACAACGACAATATGGCGACCTCCATCTTTGGAAAATTTCAAACCCAAGTTTCGTATATACGCAAATGGCGTTGCCCAAGTTCGAATCTATTGCTTTGGTACTGTATCATCCTCTCGTTTATATAATGCACACAACCTGTTCGACAAAAGTCCTGGCCGAGATAGGGAAAGTTATATAAGCTTGCTTTTTGGGTTTTCTCGTGATGGACGAACTCAGGAAGCAAAGAGACTCTTCTTGAATATTCATCGTTTGGGGATGGAGATGGACTGTTCTatcttttcctctgttttaaaGGTTTCTGCTACTTTATGTGATGAGCTTTTTGGTAGACAGTTGCATTGCCAGTGTATAAAGTTTGGGTTTTTAGATGATGTAAGTGTGGGAACATCGCTGGTTGATACGTATATGAAAGGTAGTAACTTTAAGGACGGAAGGaaagtttttgatgaaatgaaaGAGAGGAATGTTGTTACTTGGACTACATTGATAAGCGGGTATGCTCGGAATTCGATGAATGATGAAGTTTTGACATTGTTTATGAGAATGCAGAACGAAGGGACTCAGCCGAACTCATTTACTTTTGCAGCTGCTCTTGGAGTTTTGGCTGAAGAAGGAGTGGGTGGGAGGGGACTTCAGGTACATACAGTTGTTGTAAAGAACGGTTTAGATAAAACGATTCCGGTTTCTAATTCTCTGATTAATCTGTATCTCAAGTGTGGGAATGTTAGGAAAGctagaattttgtttgataaaacaGAAGTAAAGAGTGTGGTTACTTGGAATAGTATGATTTCGGGATATGCAGCGAACGGGCTTGATTTAGAAGCGTTGGGAATGTTTTACTCTATGAGGCTTAATTATGTGCGGTTATCTGAATCGAGCTTTGCTTCCGTTATCAAGCTCTGCGCTAACCTCAAAGAACTGAGGTTTACAGAACAGCTCCATTGCAGTGTTGTAAAATAcgggtttttgtttgatcagaATATAAGGACGGCTCTAATGGTAGCGTATAGTAAATGTACGGCGATGCTTGATGCTCTTAGGCTGTTCAAAGAGATAGGATGCGTAGGAAATGTTGTGTCGTGGACAGCGATGATTAGTGGTTTCTTGCAGAATGATGGGAAAGAGGAAGCAGTagatttattttctgaaatgaAGAGGAAAGGTGTTAGACCAAACGAATTCACTTATTCTGTCATTCTCACAGCTCTTCCTGTGATTTCTCCATCAGAGGTCCACGCACAGGTTGTAAAGACTAACTACGAGAGATCTTCAACTGTTGGAACTGCTCTTTTAGATGCTTATGTGAAGTTAGGCAAAGTAGAAGAGGCTGCAAAAGTTTTTAGCGGTATTGATGATAAAGACATTGTGGCTTGGTCAGCGATGCTTGCAGGATATGCTCAGACCGGAGAGACAGAGGCAGCTATAAAGATGTTTGGTGAGCTAACAAAAGGAGGGATAAAACCGAACGAGTTCACATTCTCTAGCATCCTTAACGTGTGTGCGGCTACTAATGCGTCTATGGGACAGGGAAAGCAATTCCACGGGTTCGCTATAAAATCAAGACTCGATAGTTCTCTGTGTGTTAGTAGTGCTCTTCTAACCATGTATGCAAAGAAAGGCAACATCGAGAGTGCGGAAGAAGTCTTTAAAaggcagagagagaaagatctAGTATCATGGAATTCGATGATCTCTGGGTATGCACAACACGGGCAAGCTATGAAGGCTCTCGATGTTttcaaggagatgaagaagagaaaggtgaAAATGGATGGTGTAACATTCATCGGAGTATTTGCTGCTTGTACACATGCGGGGTTAGTAGAAGAAGGCGAAAAATATTTCGATATAATGGTGAGAGACTGCAAGATAGCACCTACAAAGGAGCATAATAGTTGTATGGTGGATCTATACAGCCGAGCTGGGCAACTTGAAAAGGCTATGAAGGTCATAGAAAACATGCCAAATCCGGCTGGTTCCACCATTTGGAGAACAATTCTAGCTGCATGCCGTGTgcacaagaaaacagagctaGGGAGATTAGCTGCAGAGAAGATCATTGCGATGAAGCCAGAAGATTCAGCGGCATATGTATTATTGTCTAACATGTATGCAGAGTCAGGAGATTGGCAAGAGAGAGCCAAAGTAAGGAAGCTGATGAATGAGAGGAACGTGAAGAAAGAACCTGGTTATAGTTGGATTGAGGTCAAGAACAAGACTTACTCGTTCTTGGCGGGTGATCGGTCTCATCCTCTCAAAGATCAAATCTATATGAAGCTAGAAGATTTAAGTACACGGCTGAAGGATTTAGGGTATGAGCCAGATACAAGTTATGTGCTTCAAGATATTGATGATGAGCATAAAGAAGCAGTTCTTGCTCAGCATAGTGAGAGATTAGCTATTGCTTTCGGGTTGATAGCTACACCAAAGGGAAGCCCTCTTTTGATCATTAAGAACCTTAGGGTTTGTGGAGATTGTCATTTAGTGATCAAATTAATTGcaaagattgaagaaagagagatcgtAGTTAGAGATTCAAATCGGTTTCATCACTTTAGCAGTGATGGAGTTTGCTCATGTGGAGACTTTTGGTGA